The Xylanibacillus composti genome includes a window with the following:
- a CDS encoding peptidylprolyl isomerase, with amino-acid sequence MSDKLSREQEEQANAAQEEHKEQDDVNQPQPSGSGEQESPDSQEQEASADQAFREQGKASHWLSNSGLPWTLCGLLALTILVLIIYMKPFGHPQAVAKVNDEPITKDQMYEAVIGQFGPQGVDQVIEQLITEELIRQAAEDKGVAVTEEDLEAELAELREQFPSEEQFQATLEQVGLTEEELKEQMRPQVLLDKMLAPEIQVTEAQVSELFEQRKQELTDPEMIRASHILVDNRDEAEQLLGELQEGADFAALAAEHSTDGSASRGGDLGYFGRGDMVQPFEEAAFALNEGELSEIVESQFGFHLILATDVPRNWTLENKKEELQLELEQQQLGQKRTEWLAGSRDEAKIEKLY; translated from the coding sequence ATGTCGGACAAGTTGTCGCGGGAGCAGGAAGAGCAGGCGAACGCCGCCCAAGAGGAACACAAGGAACAGGATGATGTGAATCAGCCGCAACCGAGCGGATCAGGAGAACAGGAGTCGCCGGATTCGCAGGAACAGGAGGCTTCCGCGGATCAAGCGTTCAGAGAACAAGGAAAAGCCAGCCACTGGCTGTCTAATTCGGGACTGCCTTGGACGCTGTGCGGCTTGCTGGCATTGACCATCCTAGTCCTTATTATTTATATGAAGCCATTCGGCCATCCGCAGGCGGTTGCCAAAGTGAATGACGAGCCGATTACGAAGGACCAGATGTATGAGGCAGTTATAGGGCAGTTCGGGCCGCAAGGGGTGGACCAGGTTATCGAGCAGCTGATCACAGAAGAATTGATTCGCCAGGCAGCCGAAGACAAGGGTGTTGCCGTGACGGAGGAAGATTTGGAGGCGGAGCTGGCGGAGCTTCGGGAGCAATTCCCGAGCGAAGAGCAATTTCAGGCCACGCTAGAGCAAGTCGGCTTGACGGAAGAAGAGCTGAAGGAGCAGATGCGTCCGCAAGTTCTTCTTGATAAGATGCTCGCTCCGGAGATTCAGGTCACCGAGGCGCAGGTCAGCGAGCTGTTCGAGCAGCGAAAGCAGGAATTAACGGATCCCGAGATGATTCGCGCTTCCCATATTCTCGTAGATAACAGAGATGAGGCCGAGCAGTTGCTCGGCGAGCTTCAGGAGGGGGCGGATTTCGCCGCACTCGCCGCTGAGCATTCCACGGACGGGTCGGCGAGCCGTGGAGGAGATTTGGGTTACTTCGGAAGAGGCGACATGGTTCAGCCTTTCGAGGAAGCCGCCTTTGCGCTGAATGAGGGAGAACTGAGCGAGATTGTAGAGTCACAGTTCGGATTTCATCTGATCCTGGCAACGGACGTCCCTCGCAACTGGACGCTGGAGAACAAGAAGGAAGAGCTGCAGCTGGAGCTTGAACAGCAGCAGCTTGGCCAGAAGCGAACGGAATGGCTGGCCGGAAGCCGGGACGAAGCCAAGATTGAGAAGCTATACTAG
- the modA gene encoding molybdate ABC transporter substrate-binding protein: MHRIPFMQLALFCVLLVLAGCKPADSAVRDQTEIVISAASSLASVMDEIKTLYESGHPAVRLKMNYGGSGGLQRQIEQGAPVHLFLSAGEQHTQALIDKGLIEEIQVLAAGKLVAIVHADSGLVLQSAEDLTQAAVGRLAIGEPDLVPAGFYARQSLQYHSLWDDVQAMLIYTKDVRQALHYVESGNADAAYVYETDAANASKVRIAYYADSASHPPIIYPAGLVKGSGDREEALRFLRFLVEEEAQQVFRKHGFHIPRMGG; this comes from the coding sequence ATGCACAGAATTCCCTTTATGCAGCTGGCGCTGTTCTGTGTGCTGCTTGTTCTGGCAGGCTGCAAGCCTGCGGACTCGGCAGTACGAGATCAAACAGAAATCGTAATTTCCGCCGCTTCCAGCCTGGCGTCTGTCATGGACGAAATCAAGACACTGTACGAGTCGGGGCATCCTGCAGTGAGACTGAAGATGAACTATGGCGGATCTGGCGGATTGCAAAGGCAAATCGAGCAGGGAGCGCCGGTTCATCTGTTCCTTTCCGCAGGAGAGCAGCACACGCAAGCTCTTATAGACAAGGGACTTATCGAAGAGATTCAGGTGTTGGCGGCAGGAAAGCTTGTAGCCATCGTGCACGCAGACAGCGGCCTTGTGCTCCAATCGGCGGAGGACCTGACGCAAGCAGCAGTCGGCAGGCTGGCGATCGGAGAGCCGGACCTGGTCCCGGCTGGATTCTATGCCAGACAATCGCTGCAGTATCACAGCCTGTGGGATGATGTACAGGCTATGCTCATCTATACGAAGGACGTTCGCCAGGCTCTGCATTATGTAGAAAGCGGAAATGCAGATGCGGCTTACGTATATGAGACCGATGCGGCGAATGCGAGCAAGGTTCGCATTGCGTACTATGCCGATTCGGCCAGCCATCCCCCGATCATCTATCCGGCCGGATTGGTGAAAGGCAGCGGAGACAGAGAGGAGGCGCTGCGCTTCCTGCGCTTTTTGGTAGAAGAAGAGGCGCAGCAAGTGTTCCGCAAGCACGGCTTCCATATACCGAGGATGGGAGGCTGA
- the modB gene encoding molybdate ABC transporter permease subunit, which produces MDLHFILTASGSSADWSTFLEPIATSLKVSIASGVLVFLGAAVVAWRMSRRSFRGKLLLETVILLPLVLPPTVVGFVLLAVFGRSSWTGKAIEAVFGASPVFTATAAVIAAMVVSFPLVYQAVKSGFQSVDSQLEEAARSMGANEWQVFRWITLPLSGRALVSGFVLGYARGLGEFGATYMFAGNIPGRTQTLPTAVYLAVETGRWGMAWMWCAVMVAISMLMLYAVSRLNRR; this is translated from the coding sequence ATGGATTTGCACTTCATCCTAACGGCTTCGGGAAGCTCAGCAGACTGGTCGACCTTCCTCGAGCCGATTGCCACTTCCCTCAAGGTATCCATCGCCTCGGGTGTGCTTGTATTTCTTGGCGCCGCTGTGGTCGCCTGGCGAATGAGCCGGCGCTCATTCCGCGGAAAGCTCTTGCTGGAAACGGTGATCCTGCTTCCCTTGGTGCTGCCGCCTACCGTTGTGGGCTTCGTCCTGCTGGCCGTTTTCGGCCGTTCCAGCTGGACGGGCAAAGCCATTGAGGCCGTATTTGGCGCATCGCCTGTCTTCACAGCTACAGCTGCTGTCATCGCGGCGATGGTGGTGTCGTTCCCCCTAGTCTATCAAGCGGTAAAGTCAGGCTTCCAATCGGTGGACAGCCAGCTCGAAGAAGCGGCGCGCTCCATGGGCGCGAATGAATGGCAAGTCTTTCGCTGGATTACGCTTCCATTGTCTGGTCGGGCTCTGGTATCCGGATTTGTGCTTGGTTATGCGCGCGGCTTGGGGGAATTTGGCGCGACCTATATGTTCGCGGGCAATATTCCGGGACGCACGCAAACTCTGCCCACAGCCGTTTATCTGGCGGTAGAGACTGGCAGATGGGGCATGGCTTGGATGTGGTGCGCGGTGATGGTGGCGATCAGCATGCTCATGCTGTATGCGGTCAGCCGATTAAACCGACGTTGA